The following coding sequences lie in one Danio rerio strain Tuebingen ecotype United States chromosome 25, GRCz12tu, whole genome shotgun sequence genomic window:
- the LOC141380846 gene encoding uncharacterized protein isoform X2: MKLTKPDLCFTLTLALYTMSVTAEAPDAEALRVLSVGVRGQSSVSIADLLSGNKEQELKDGEIVKTPVMTDEGRRLTLVTGPNLCEEDTARQSFTTALFLSSPGPHAVLMLLHLEDPQAEPPCDLLQHAQELLGAEVLQYCIVLLQQNQQERLTGASRGIAGDMINACGGRFHIIPDAQSKPAALLEEIDELVQLNDGRFLSVSTDLKPSQYANVQNDLLSVIYEALGGAVGIGGLVFCISLTAFAVHTEAKIPMLNDAAKVCGLVLFMFYLRHFLPPGVAIWLNLSLLASLVNVYTNKRSLVENAESESSGNTKFRKILRNLIVCIINLLIRCCNEVISFALLLTSALVFGSIISIRTWSDVLFACYAAPGVTIGAFAFKFQANEFDCQLSVYALGSFLCCSVGATLSAGFLNVLFGLLGVKLTIILVISLLIKAYFSLNKQALTLTCLIVTILVFPCVCVLIASVFLIS; this comes from the exons ATGAAATTGACTAAACCCGACCTGTGCTTCACACTGACTCTGGCTCTTTACACCATGTCTGTGACAGCAGAAG CTCCTGATGCCGAGGCTCTGAGAGTGCTGTCGGTGGGGGTCAGAGGTCAGTCCAGCGTCAGCATTGCTGATCTTCTGTCTGGAAATAAAGAGCAGGAACTGAAGGACGGAGAGATCGTGAAGACTCCAGTAATGACAGACGAGGGTCGCAGACTGACGCTGGTCACTGGACCAAACCTCTGTGAGGAGGACACAGCGAGACAGAGCTTCACCACAGCGCTGTTCCTCTCGTCTCCTGGACCTCACGCCGTTTTAATGCTCCTCCATCTGGAAGATCCACAAGCGGAGCCGCCGTGTGATCTGCTCCAACACGCCCAGGAGCTGCTGGGAGCAGAAGTCCTGCAGTACTGCATTGTTCTTCTGCAGCAAAACCAGCAGGAACGCTTGACAGGAGCGTCCAGAGGGATTGCTGGAGACATGATCAACGCATGTGGAGGAAGATTTCACATCATACCAGACGCTCAGAGCAAACCTGCAGCTCTCCTGGAGGAAATAGACGAGCTGGTTCAGCTTAATGATGGCAGATTTCTCTCAGTATCGACAGATTTAAAACCTAGTCAATATGCAAATGTTCAAAATGATCTTTTGTCTGTAATATATGAAGCTTTAGGAGGAGCAGTTGGGATTGGAGGATTGGTTTTCTGCATTTCTCTCACCGCTTTCGCCGTTCACACTGAAGCAAAGATCCCAATGTTAAACGATGCGGCTAAAGTGTGCGGGCTTGTATTGTTTATGTTCTATCTGAGACATTTTCTGCCTCCAGGTGTTGCTATATGGCTGAATTTGTCTTTGTTAGCATCACTGGTAAACGTTTATACAAACAAACGCAGTTTAGTTGAAAATGCAGAATCTGAAAGCAGCGGCAATACAAAATTCCGAAAAATCCTAAGAAATTTGATAGTCTGTATTATAAACCTACTAATCCGTTGTTGTAATGAAGTGATCAGTTTCGCATTACTCTTGACTTCAGCTCTGGTTTTTGGGTCGATTATCAGCATCAGGACGTGGTCAGATGTGCTTTTCGCATGTTACGCGGCTCCTGGTGTCACAATAGGAGCTTTCGCATTTAAATTTCAGGCCAACGAATTTGACTGTCAATTGTCAGTCTATGCGCTCGGTTCATTCCTGTGTTGTTCAGTCGGTGCGACACTTTCCGCTGGGTTTTTGAATGTGTTGTTTGGCCTTCTTGGAGTGAAACTGACTATAATTCtcgtaatatcacttttaataaAGGCGTATTTCAGTTTAAATAAGCAAGCGTTGACTTTGACATGCCTGATTGTTACCATATTGGTTTTCCCATGTGTTTGTGTACTCATTGCTTCAGTCTTTCTCATTTCATGA
- the LOC141380846 gene encoding uncharacterized protein isoform X1: protein MFGFIVSGLFTCYKMKLTKPDLCFTLTLALYTMSVTAEAPDAEALRVLSVGVRGQSSVSIADLLSGNKEQELKDGEIVKTPVMTDEGRRLTLVTGPNLCEEDTARQSFTTALFLSSPGPHAVLMLLHLEDPQAEPPCDLLQHAQELLGAEVLQYCIVLLQQNQQERLTGASRGIAGDMINACGGRFHIIPDAQSKPAALLEEIDELVQLNDGRFLSVSTDLKPSQYANVQNDLLSVIYEALGGAVGIGGLVFCISLTAFAVHTEAKIPMLNDAAKVCGLVLFMFYLRHFLPPGVAIWLNLSLLASLVNVYTNKRSLVENAESESSGNTKFRKILRNLIVCIINLLIRCCNEVISFALLLTSALVFGSIISIRTWSDVLFACYAAPGVTIGAFAFKFQANEFDCQLSVYALGSFLCCSVGATLSAGFLNVLFGLLGVKLTIILVISLLIKAYFSLNKQALTLTCLIVTILVFPCVCVLIASVFLIS, encoded by the exons ATGTTTGGCTTTATAGTTTCAGGTTTGTTTACATGCTATAAGATGAAATTGACTAAACCCGACCTGTGCTTCACACTGACTCTGGCTCTTTACACCATGTCTGTGACAGCAGAAG CTCCTGATGCCGAGGCTCTGAGAGTGCTGTCGGTGGGGGTCAGAGGTCAGTCCAGCGTCAGCATTGCTGATCTTCTGTCTGGAAATAAAGAGCAGGAACTGAAGGACGGAGAGATCGTGAAGACTCCAGTAATGACAGACGAGGGTCGCAGACTGACGCTGGTCACTGGACCAAACCTCTGTGAGGAGGACACAGCGAGACAGAGCTTCACCACAGCGCTGTTCCTCTCGTCTCCTGGACCTCACGCCGTTTTAATGCTCCTCCATCTGGAAGATCCACAAGCGGAGCCGCCGTGTGATCTGCTCCAACACGCCCAGGAGCTGCTGGGAGCAGAAGTCCTGCAGTACTGCATTGTTCTTCTGCAGCAAAACCAGCAGGAACGCTTGACAGGAGCGTCCAGAGGGATTGCTGGAGACATGATCAACGCATGTGGAGGAAGATTTCACATCATACCAGACGCTCAGAGCAAACCTGCAGCTCTCCTGGAGGAAATAGACGAGCTGGTTCAGCTTAATGATGGCAGATTTCTCTCAGTATCGACAGATTTAAAACCTAGTCAATATGCAAATGTTCAAAATGATCTTTTGTCTGTAATATATGAAGCTTTAGGAGGAGCAGTTGGGATTGGAGGATTGGTTTTCTGCATTTCTCTCACCGCTTTCGCCGTTCACACTGAAGCAAAGATCCCAATGTTAAACGATGCGGCTAAAGTGTGCGGGCTTGTATTGTTTATGTTCTATCTGAGACATTTTCTGCCTCCAGGTGTTGCTATATGGCTGAATTTGTCTTTGTTAGCATCACTGGTAAACGTTTATACAAACAAACGCAGTTTAGTTGAAAATGCAGAATCTGAAAGCAGCGGCAATACAAAATTCCGAAAAATCCTAAGAAATTTGATAGTCTGTATTATAAACCTACTAATCCGTTGTTGTAATGAAGTGATCAGTTTCGCATTACTCTTGACTTCAGCTCTGGTTTTTGGGTCGATTATCAGCATCAGGACGTGGTCAGATGTGCTTTTCGCATGTTACGCGGCTCCTGGTGTCACAATAGGAGCTTTCGCATTTAAATTTCAGGCCAACGAATTTGACTGTCAATTGTCAGTCTATGCGCTCGGTTCATTCCTGTGTTGTTCAGTCGGTGCGACACTTTCCGCTGGGTTTTTGAATGTGTTGTTTGGCCTTCTTGGAGTGAAACTGACTATAATTCtcgtaatatcacttttaataaAGGCGTATTTCAGTTTAAATAAGCAAGCGTTGACTTTGACATGCCTGATTGTTACCATATTGGTTTTCCCATGTGTTTGTGTACTCATTGCTTCAGTCTTTCTCATTTCATGA